ACCGCGACGTCCGGTATCCGGGAGAAGACACGCTGCGCAGACGGGACGATCATATGCGCAATGGAATTCCTGTCGATCCGCAAATTTGGCAAACGGTGCTTGACGCTTAAGAAGGCTTCGGCTTTGTGGAGGGGATTGGGTTGAAAAAAGTACTGATTACCGGAGCTGCCGGAACAGTCGGCAAATGTATCTACCTGGGCTTGCGGGATGATCCCGATTACGCGGTGATCGGCACCGATATTTTGGCAGACCCCAGCCTCGGCATCGAAACGATGGATGTTACGGATTACGAAAGCTGCCTGCGCTGGATGGAAGGCGTCGATACGGTCATTCATATGGCTTTCCGCATGAAGCATCCGAGCCTTGCCGAAGCGTTTCAGGTTAATTATTTGGGCGTGTACCATGTTTATGAGGCGGCCAGAGAGAGCGGGGTCGGCAGAGTGATCTTCGGCAGCTCCAATCATACTGTAGGCCGTTATCTCGCAGATGACGCGGTCGATGAGCATTCGCTTTATCGCCCAAGTAATTTATACGGGCTGTCGAAATGCCACGGAGAGTTAATGGGGAGGCTGTATTCGGACAAGTGCGGTATCTCATCGATCAATGTACGGATCGGCACCTTCTTCGGACTGCCTCCGAGATCGAAAAGGGACCTACGCACATGGATCAGCAGCAGAGATTTGGTTCATCTGATGAAATGCTGTATTGATGCGGATGCTGATTTGAAGTTCCTGAACTTGTTCGGCATCTCCAACAACCGGGACAAGTATTGGGATATTTCTTATTTGAAGGACTTAATCGGTTATGACCCGCAGGACGATGGCGCCGCCTATGAAGGAAGCATCCCGCCGGATAAGTTCAATCCGGACGAACTTGTCTACCAAGGCGGCATCGGCGCTTTCCGTCCCGCTGTTTATTAGTTCGACGCGATTAGGTTAACCATTTAGCCAAACAGGAGGGGTGCTAATGAAAATCGTTGACGTTGAAGTGGTGACGTTTCGCGCGAAGTCGTGGTTAGGAAGCAATAAAGACGGCCATCAAGGTCCCGGCCGGGAGCACGATATCGCTCATCCGATGATTCGCATCATAGCGGACGATGGAGCGGAAGGGTATCATATCCCATACCAGCAGCTGATTCCAAATGAGAAGTATGAGCTGCTTGGGGCGGAGGCGAGGAAGCCCGAGAACTCTGCGGGCAAGCCTGTGTCGGACCCGAAGCACGATCCGATTCAAGGAGTCGTTGATAAAGTGATCAAGCCGCTGCTCATCGGAGAAGACCCGATGGCGCGGGAAAAAATACATAATAAATTGTGGGTCATGCAGCGGAGCAGCAAGCGTTTGACCGACAGATTGGTCTGCTTTATCGACTTGGCATTGTGGGATTTGGCCGGCCGCGCATTCAAGCAGCCGGTGTATAAGCTGCTCGGCGGTCATCGTACGAAGGTGAAGGCGTACGCGAGCACGATGATCGGGGACACGCTGGAAGGCGGCTTGAATACGCCGGAGGCGTTCGCCGATTATGCCGAAGAGTGCAAACAGAGGGGCTACCAAGCATTCAAGCTGCACACATGGGCCGAGCGCAAGTGGACAGAGTCGACGATTAACGCATCGCCCGATCCGAAGCGGGATATTGCGGCATGCCGCGCGGTCAGGGAGCGGGTCGGCGACGGCATGGATCTGATGCTGGACCCTTATCACTACTATAACCGGGAGCAGGCGCTTTATTTGGGCAAGGAGCTGGAGAAGCTGAACTTCGTCTGGCTGGAGGAGCCCATGGATGAATACTCGTTGTCATCTTATATTTGGCTGGCTGAGCGGCTCGATATTCCGGTGATCGGACCTGAGGTGCATAAAGGCAAGCTCGCTTCGCGGGCGGAATGGATTGTACGTAAAGCCAGCGATATTTGCCGGGCCGGCGTGATGAATGTCGGCGGTCTGACGCCGCTGATGAAAGTCGTCGGCTTATGCGAAGCGTTTGGCGTCCGCTTGGAGCTTCATTCCCCTGGGCCAGGCAACCTGCATGCGATGGCGGCGATGACGATTCCGGGTGAGTATTATGAACGCGGCAT
The window above is part of the Paenibacillus hamazuiensis genome. Proteins encoded here:
- a CDS encoding enolase C-terminal domain-like protein, which gives rise to MKIVDVEVVTFRAKSWLGSNKDGHQGPGREHDIAHPMIRIIADDGAEGYHIPYQQLIPNEKYELLGAEARKPENSAGKPVSDPKHDPIQGVVDKVIKPLLIGEDPMAREKIHNKLWVMQRSSKRLTDRLVCFIDLALWDLAGRAFKQPVYKLLGGHRTKVKAYASTMIGDTLEGGLNTPEAFADYAEECKQRGYQAFKLHTWAERKWTESTINASPDPKRDIAACRAVRERVGDGMDLMLDPYHYYNREQALYLGKELEKLNFVWLEEPMDEYSLSSYIWLAERLDIPVIGPEVHKGKLASRAEWIVRKASDICRAGVMNVGGLTPLMKVVGLCEAFGVRLELHSPGPGNLHAMAAMTIPGEYYERGMLHPFLNYDHVPVWLNSSVEHMDEEGYVHVPDKPGLGWDINFDYIREHKL
- a CDS encoding NAD-dependent epimerase/dehydratase family protein, whose product is MKKVLITGAAGTVGKCIYLGLRDDPDYAVIGTDILADPSLGIETMDVTDYESCLRWMEGVDTVIHMAFRMKHPSLAEAFQVNYLGVYHVYEAARESGVGRVIFGSSNHTVGRYLADDAVDEHSLYRPSNLYGLSKCHGELMGRLYSDKCGISSINVRIGTFFGLPPRSKRDLRTWISSRDLVHLMKCCIDADADLKFLNLFGISNNRDKYWDISYLKDLIGYDPQDDGAAYEGSIPPDKFNPDELVYQGGIGAFRPAVY